The genomic interval GCAATTCTGAGTAATAAACAGGAATACCAGTAGCAGGTGGTATTCCTTCATTTAAAATAAAATGATATGAACACCACCACAGTAGCACCAATAGATTTTGTTTTGGAAGCCTTATACAACGATGCTAAAAAAGATCGTTTAAAAATGGCTATAAATTGTTTGAAGTTCGCCTTTAGAGCCATGCAACCTTCCGATTTTGAAGACTCTTATCTTTCGATAAGTAAAGAACAAGGAGCCGATTTAGTGCAAATGATTATAGAAAACAATCTTAAAAATATAGTTGAATTTGGTACTTCGTTTGGAATTTCGACTTTGTTTTTGGCAAAAGGGATTTCGCAAACTAACGGTCACATTATCACCACCGAATTGATTGCCTCGAAAGCAAAAACAGCAATGCAAAATTTTGAAGAAGCAGGAGTTGTAGATCAAATTGAGTTACGAATTGGTGATGCAATGGAAACATTAAAAGATCATAAAAAACCAATCGACTTATTACTTTTAGACGGCTGGAAAGATTTGTATTTGCCTTTGTTTCAGTTATTGGAACCTAACTTTCACGAAAAAACAATCATTTATGTCGATAATGCCGACATGGCAGAATCGCAATCTTTCCTGAAAAAAGTTGGTCAAAACGCTAAATATCAGTTTACTAGTCAATACAATGGCAAGGTCGTAATCATCACAATAAAATAGGTAAAGGCACACATTTACCATTTTCAACCGAGGATTTACCTTTAGAAAATGGTGGTATAGAAGCAACTTTGTAGAAATTAAACTTTTATAATTATGACAAAATTGAATACTATTAAAATTCCATTGTGGGTAAACATAATGCAGAGCATATTAGTCTTAATAATGCTTGGGCAAGTATACATGTATTTTTTGAATCACCAAATGATGATAGATTCCGGAATTCATACAGAAGGTATTCCGAACCTAAATCTAATTTATGAAATGGGAGCGCGAACCCTAGTAATGGCCTTGATTTCAATTTATGTAATGGTAACCCAAAATCCACAACAATACCTCGTTGTGCTTATAATGAACATACTAAGAGAAGGATTTGAAACCATTATTGACCCTCTTTATCCTTTATTAAACGCTCCCGCTTCGCCAATGGTAGATGTAGTAATGCACATAGTAATTGTAGCGGTGGAAGTTCTAGCTTTTGTTACCGTTTTCAAATTAGTAAAAAAGAATTCTATAACTGTTTAATACCAAACAAACAATAATTTATGTCGGTAATACCGACATGGCGGAATCACAATCTTTTCTGAAAACAGTTGGTCAAAATTCTAAGTACCAGTTTACTAGCCAGTACAATGGCAAACTAGTAATCATCACAATAAAATAAGTAAAGGCACACATTTACCATTTTCAACCGAGGATTTACCTTTATGAAATGGTAATATAGATGCAATTTTGTATAAATTAAATTAAAAAACATGAGTCAAGTAGCAGTTTGCCCAACCTGTGGCAACAATTCAAAAATAAAAGAAGTCAACGGAGAGGTAACTTTTCAAGCCATTCAAGATGAAGAATTGATCAAAAAAATTGGTCAGTTAAAAAACGCCATGGAAAAATTCAAGTCAAAAGCAGAGGCTTTAGAAAAAGAATTAGAAGCTTTTAAATCAAAAAAATAAGAGTATGAATTTAGATCAAAATAAACAAAATGCCATTGCTTTTTATAAAATGGCATACGAGGGAAACCCGGTTCAGGCGGTCGCAATGTATGTGGGTGAGGATTATATTCAGCACAATCCAATGGTGGGTGATGGGCCTCAGGCGTTTATAGCTTATTTTGAGAGAATGCAAAAAGAGTTCCCTGTCAAAACGATTGAATTCGTTCGCACCATAGCCGAAGGTGATTTGGTTGCGCTACACACACATCAAGTTTGGCCAGATGAGGATGAGTATGTCACAATGGATTTCTTTCGTTTTTCTGACGATGGTAAAATAGTGGAGCACTGGGACAGTATTCAGCAAATTCCCAAAACGGCATTAAATGCTAATAAAATGTACTAAGAAGCAGCAAATGAGTTTTATTAAAAAAAATTACGGTTGGATGCTAGTCGCACTAATTGGTGTCTTGCCAATCATCCCGCTTTTAAATTTGGTTACCCTAAATTTCTCCAATGGTTTTTCGATTAGTTTGGTAGAAGGAACCGCTGGCGAGGGAAAATCGTCTCTAGAAATGCTGTACCATATCTCGGGCGAGTTTGCCATAAGGTGGATGACCGCCGTGCTTACTTGTACGCCGTTTTTTATTCTGTTTGGTGTCAACAATTTATTTGTACGTCAAGCCATGGGTATCACAGCAGCCGTGTGGAGTTTTATTCATTTCATCATTTTTATTTGGGCCGAAGGATTTGCAGAAACCTTTACCGAAGCCAATTACATAGCGGGTTTTATAGCTGTATTGATTTTGATTCCGTTGTTTTTTACTTCGAATAGAAAAGCGATGAAGAAATTAAAGAAGAACTGGAAAAAGATTCAAACCTATGCCTACGGAGCTATTATTTTGAGTTTGTTACACGTAATACTTCTCGAAAAAACTTGGCTTATTTACGGAATAATTGTCGGTCTTGGTTTTATCATTCGATTGCCATTCGTAAAAAATAAAATTTTCGAATTTCGAAAGTAAAAATACATATTTGTTGTCGTAAGTAAGTAGATTTTCAATGATTTAAAAAATTATTTCTATATTTAATAAAAGGGACAACATTATAAAAGCTATCCTATTTCGACAGTGTAATTATGAAACATATAATTTAAATGTTGCTATTTTAAAAACATGTAATTTTATAATTTTGTTAGAAGTGGAATCGTAACACCCTTAAAAATATAGTCAGTTGAAGGCTATTTTGTAAACTAGCTTGGAAAATTAATCTATTTAAAATTTTTAGAATCGAATGAATATTACCGATAAATACAAACAAGTACGACAAGATACAATCAACTTTTGTAGTCATTTGCAAGTAGAAGATTATTCGATTCAAATTGTGCAATTTGCAAGTCCGCCCAAATGGCATTTGGCACACACCACTTGGTTTTTTGAGACTTTTATCCTCAAAGGTCAGTTCGAAAATTATAAAGAATTCAGCTCCGATTTCAATTTTCTATTCAACAGTTATTACAACAATGTAGGTACTCGAATTTTGCAAACCAACAGAGGCAATATGTCGCGTCCTAGTACCGACGAAATTTTGGAATACCGTACTTATGTTGATGCCAAAATGCTTGAATTATTAGAAAAGGAAAGCGACCCAAAAATACTTGATTTGGTCATTTTGGGACTAAATCACGAGCAACAACACCAAGAATTATTGATTACCGATGTGAAATACATGTTGGGACACAATCCTATTTTCCCTGTTTTTAACGAAAATTATAATTTGGTTGCCGATACAAATTCCGAGTCAAATGCGATAAAAATCGAAGCTGGAATTTACGAAATTGGGTATCAAGGAACTGATTTTTGTTATGATAACGAGTTGGGCGTACACAAGGTGTATGTAGCCGATTTCGAAATCAACAATTTTATGGTCACCAATGGTGATTATATCGATTTTATAGAAAAAGGAGGCTATACCGATTTTAACCTTTGGCTTGACGAAGGTTGGTCTTGGGTAAACGCAAACCAAATAATTGCGCCACTCTATTGGCACAAAATAGAAGGCGAATGGTACAATTATACACTTGCGGGTTTGCAAAAAGTAGATTCGAATGCTATTTTGAGCCATATCAATTATTTTGAAGCGAATGCCTTTGCGGAATGGAAAGGCATGCGATTGCCAACCGAATTTGAATGGGAAATTGCCGCAGCAAAACTAGATTGGGGCAAACGCTGGGAATGGACAAATAGTGCCTACTTGGGGTATCCAAATTTCAAAAAAGAAAATGGTGCTGTTGGCGAGTACAACGGAAAATTTATGAGTAACAAAATGGTATTACGAGGCGCATCGGTGGCAACTTCAAAAGAACACAGCCGACCGACTTATCGCAATTTTTTTAACCCAACGGAAAGATGGCAATTCACCGGAATCCGATTAGCTAAATAAGATCATGCAAACGATAACAGATACAGTACAAACGAAGCAGTCAACGGAAGAAAATTTCCTTTATACTTTCAAGAAGGATGTTCAAAAAGGCTTGAGTGAAAGTCCAAAAATGCTGTCGTCAAAATATTTTTATGATAAAATAGGAGACGCACTTTTTGTCGAAATTATGAATTTGCCAGAATATTATTTGACACGTTCGGAACACGATATTTTCAAGAATAAAACACAGGAATTGATTGAAGGTTTTGGTATCGACCCAAATTCGTATTTCGAATTAATCGAACTCGGGGCTGGTGATGGATTGAAAACCAAAGAATTACTAAAAATGTTAGATGATCAAAACTATACCTTTGATTATTTGCCTATCGATTTTTCGTCGAATGCGTTAACTTTATTAGAACAAAACTTAGCTGTAGAATTGCCTAATGTTAGTGTACGAACCCAGCAAGGCGATTATTTTGAGGTTTTAGCCTCGTTGAAAGAAAGCAAACAGCCCAAAGTTATTTTATTTTTGGGTTCGAATATCGGGAACATGAGTGATGCTATGACGGCCGAATTTGTCTATAATTTGGGAGCTAATCTTCAGCTAGGCGACAAATTATTGATTTGTGTTGATTTAATCAAAGCCAAAGAAATTGTTTTGCCAGCGTATAATGATAGCAGGGGAGTGACAGCCAATTTTAACCTCAATCTTTTGGACCGAATCAATCATGATTTGGGTGGAGATTTTAATCGAAATAATTTTCAACATTTACCTGAGTACGATGAAGATGAAGGTATTGCAAAAAGCGCTATTGTAAGCACCATCAAACAAAAAGTGACGATAAAAGCATTAGCACAAAGTTTTGAATTTGAAGCAGGCGAAAAAATCCATACCGAAATTTCGAGAAAATACAACGATGTTCTGATGGCGCAAATTATCTCGAAAACCGATTTTAGCATTGAAACTAAAATTTTGGACAGTAAAAACTATTTTGCCGACTATATTTTAACCAGAAAGTAAAAAATGAGTAAAGCAACCGTTGGACTATTGGGATTGGGGAGTCGCTCTACTTTGTACTACATCAAGGAGCTAAACCGATTGTATAATCAAAAAAAAGGTGGATACAGCACTTTTCCGTTTGTGATGCTTAATGCTGATTTTGATACAATTAATCCGCTTTTGCCTAATACTTCAGAAGCTTTGGATACTGTTGTTCAAACGTATATTGACGAGCTCGAAAAGTTATCCATTACTACTATTTTGATTCCGAATATAACACTGCACGAAACCATTGACCGATTAGATGTTCAGAGAAAAATCCTGCATCCGCTAGCTTTAGCGGTCGAAAAAATAATAGAGCAGGAGTGGAGCACCATCGTTTTATTTGGTTCGCTCCATTCTATGGAATCGAATTATATTCGTTCGTATTTTAACGCCAAAGGAATAGAAGTTCAACTTCCATCACAAGAAGACCGTTTGTTTATAGACGACTTTCGAAAACAAACTTATTCCGAAACCGAAACCCCAAATTTGATAGCGTCCTACCATTCGATACTAAACAAATACACCAAAATTTTCCCCGTAGTACTTGCCTGCACAGAGTTGTCCATCTTAAAACCAACCGACAACAACCGCATTATAGACATGGCGCAACTTCAAATAGAAAAAGCCGTTTCAGAAACAGTATAATAGTCTCAGATTTACCATTATTAGCAAAAGATTGATACAAACAACAAAGCAGAAAATAATCATCTTTGTAATAGAATTTTGAATTCGATTAGTCAAATAAAATCAACTGAAAAATTCGTTCAATTAATTTAATCATTGATAATTCGTACTCCCGACGCTTCGGGATGTGTAATTCGTGTCCCTTTTTATCAGCACAATCATATTAAAAAGAATTCGTGCAATTAATTTAAGTTCTGAAAATTCGTGGCAATTCGTGCAATTCGTGTCCCTTTTTTTTAGCACAATCAAACTAAAAAAAAATTCGTGGAATTAATTTAACCCCTGATAATTCGTGCCAATTTGTGTAATTCGTGTCCAACTTTTTCAGCGCAATCAAAGTAATAACAATATGTTCAAACTTTTTTCAGCATAATACAATATAAAAATCGTGTCTCTTTTTGACATTAAAAACAAATAATATGAAAATAGCAGTAACATCAGCAAGTGGACATTTAGGTGCTTCCATCGTCAAACACCTATGTAACTTAATCGGAACAGAAAACGTCATTGCCATTGCTCGAACAGTCGAAAAAGCAACCCATTTAGGCGTCGAAGTTCGAAAAGGAGACTACAACAATCGCTCTGAATTTGATGCAGCCTTGCAAGGCGTAGCTACCGTTTTACTCGTTTCAGGCATGGACGAACCACAAAAAAGAATCGAGCAACACCGCAATGTCATTGAAGCGGCAAAAAGCGCTGGAGTCAAAAAAATCGTGTACACCAGTATCGTAGGTGCCGAAGAAAACAACGCTTTTAGTCCCATTGTTCAAACCAATAGACAAACCGAAAGAGACGTGCAAGAATCTGGATTATCTTGGGTAATTGGTCGCAACGGAATCTATATCGAACCCGATTTGGAGTATCTTGAAACCTACCTAAAAGACGGCGAAATTCGAAATTGTGCGGGTGAAGGGAAGTGTACGTATACGAGCAGGCAAGAGTTGGGTTACGCTTACGCGAAAATGCTAGTGGAAGACCAACACAACGGACATACTTATAATTTGGTTGGAAACGGCATCACCCAAGCCCAATTGGCGGCCGACATCAATACGGTTTTTGGAACTGATTTGGTTTACAATTCTGTTTCTGTAGCAGACTACGCAACCGAAAGAAAAGCCGAGTTGGGTGATTTCATAGGAACCATAATCGCAGGAATCTACGAAGGGATAAAAATGGGTGCCAACGTTGCTCCTTCGGATTATGAGAAAGCGGCAGGAAGACCACATATTTCGGCAGTTGAAATGATGAAGAATTTCCAAGAAAGTCAAAAGGAATCCTAAGTGATATAAGTGCCTCGTTTTAATCGAAATCTAAAAAAAAGGTTAAAACGTTTTTTTATTTCTAACCGATTGGTTAGATTTGTACCGTATTAGAGAAACAATGGCTAGAAAGAAAGAATATAACGAAGTAGAAGTAGTCGAAAAAGCAATGAACCTTTTTTGGAAGAACGGCTTTGAGATGACCTCTATGCAGATGCTCGAAAAAGAAATGGGCATCAATAAGTTTTCTATTTATTCTAGTTTTGGCAGCAAGCAAGGTTTGTTTCTAGAGAGTTTAAAATGTTACAAAGGAAAAATTAGCAGTATGTTCGCTGATTTAATTCAAGGAACAAATGGTATCGAAGATATCAAACAATTTTTCTACAATTCGGTTACACATAAGCTAGAGGCAGGAAACCAAAAAGGGTGCCTTTTGACTAATACGTACAATGAATTTTCAGAAAGCGATGATGAAGTGATAAAAGAACAAATGGCATCTTTTATGAACGATTTGAAAATGATTTTTATCGAAAAGCTTAAGATGGATTCGATGAAAGATGAAGAAACTGTGCTAAAGCAAGCTAATTATTTAGTATTAGCAAAACATGGTTTGGCAGCAGCCACAAGAGTAAACAGCAAACAAGAAATAGAAGACTATATCGAAATGACTTTCAAAAATCTATAGCCCTTTTTTTTATAATAAAACTAAACGAACGTTTAGAAATAATTAACAATAATAAATTAAATACAAACAATATGACAACTTTAAAAATTCACAACAACGAAACAGCACCAGAAGCTAGTAAACCATTATTAGAAAATTCACAAAAAGCATACGGAATGATTCCAGGATTGCACGGTGTTTTGGCTGGAGCTCCAAAAATATTTGAAGCCTACCAAAAATTACACGAATTGTTTACTGAAACCTCTTTTAACGAAGAAGAACTAACAGTAGTTTGGCAAACCATTAATGTAGCGCATGCTTGTCACTATTGTGTACCAGCGCACACCGGAATCGCAAAAATGATGAAAGTAGATGATGCCATCACTGATGCATTGCGTAATGAAACACCTTTGGAAAGCTCAAAATTAGAAGCTTTACGCACCTTGACATTGTCAATTACAAGAAATCGTGGTAATGTATCACAAGAAGAATTAGAAGCTTTTTACGCAGCTGGTTATGGAGAGCAACAAGTACTAGAAATCATCTTAGGATTGTCTCAAAAAGTAATTAGTAATTACACCAATCATATTGCCAATACACCTGTAGATGCTCCTTTTCAAAAATTTGCTTGGGAACCTGCAACAGTTTAAATCTTATTAATAACTCACGTTCGATTAATAATTTTGCAAAAAAAAAATCAATAGGAATGGGCTTCAGCCCATTTATTAAATATGATTTTGATTGGCTTTAGCCACAATATAAATAATTTTGGCTAAAGCCAATTCGCTGTTTCCTTTATAAAATAGGCTAAAGCCTATTCCTATTGATTTCCATAAAAGTAAAAGTTCAAATCTAAGGTTTGAACTTTTCTTTTTTAAAGAGAATAGCTAAATTTACGGTACAATAGTGTACTGCCCTAAAAAATAAAACAGATGACAATCCATAAACCCAAAGTACTATTTTTTGACGTAAACGAAACCCTTTTGGACCTAACCGTAATGAAACAGCAAATCGGAGCTGCTTTAGGGGGAAAAGAAGAGTTGCTGTCGCTGTGGTTCACAACCTTGTTACAATACTCCTTAGTCCTTTCGGCAAGCGGGCAATACAAACCGTTTGGGCAAATTGGTGCTGCTGCTTTGCAAATGGTTGCGGCAAATAATGGCATTACACTATCTGAAGATAAAGCACGAGAAATTGTCATAAATGCCATGCAGAATTTACCGCCTCATCCAGAAGTTAAACAAGCCTTAACCTTATTGAAAAAGGAAGGATACACCTTGGTCGCTTTAACAAATTCATCTGAGGAAAGTTTAAAAAATAATTTCGAAAACATTGGTTTGACTCCTTATTTTGACCAATTATTAAGCATTGAAACCGTAGGTAAGTTCAAGCCATTTACGGATGTTTACAACTGGGCAGCAAACAAAATGCAAGTTCAACCCAAAGATTGTATGCTTATCGCCGCACATGGTTGGGATGTAGCTGGCGCAATGTGGGCTGGTTGGAGAGCCGCTTTTGTTGGTCGTCCGGGACAGCAACCGTTCCCTTTGGCTCCTGAAACGGAAATTAACGAAACGGATTTGCAAAAGATTGCAGGTATTTTGATTATCTATAGATAGTTGAATTAGAATTAGATAACTACACTACAAAATAGAAATTGGCTAGTAAAAAATAATCTAAGAGTAACAGTTATAAAATGATTGATTTTTCGATAAAAATAAATCTACAGATAAATATATTATCTTTGTAAGTATATAAAAAAACAGAATACAAATTGGAAATTTCTTTAATAAAACACCATTCAACCAATGATATTGTTGGACTTTTTGGGGACTTACCTCAAGAATCTGAAGGGCTGCATGTGTATATTTCGAAAAACGAATTCAACGAAATTCCGGTTAGTTATCCCTTTCGAACAGACAATCATACCTTCATGTTAATCCTTAAAGGCGAAGTTCACATTCAGCTGAATCTGATTCACTATGTGTTGGGTCCGAATGAAATGGTGGTTATAAAACCGCACACTGTAATGCATATCTTAAAAATGAGCACCGACTTAAAGTTGGTAGGCTTTTGTTTTTCGAATGAATTCATTCTTCAAAATAACTTTAAAAAGACAGATTATGATGCTTTGAATTTCTTCACAGCAAGCAACATTCCGAAATTAAAATTATCTAAGGAAGAAAGAGTGGCTACCCTTTCGTTGGCTAAACTATTGGCAAAAAATAACCAAACAACAGAGATTGCTATGCCTTTTCGAAAAGAAATAATTCGACATGGATTTATTACCTTAATGTATCATTTAGCAGCAATATTCAGAACCACTCATCCTAATCTTGAAGCCGAATTTTCTCGACAAGAAGATCTTACACTACGTTTTCTATCTATTTTGAATCTTAATTTCAAAAAAGAACGCACCGTGCAATTTTATGCCGATGAACTTGCGGTGACTACTGGTCATTTATCCAAAGTGTTGAAAGATGTTTCTGGAAAAACAGCAAGCCAATTAATTGAGGATTCCGTAATCATGGAAGCCAGACTTTTGTTAAAAAACTCTTCTTTAACAATTGCTCAAGTCGCAGACGAATTGAAGTTTAGCGATCAGTCGTTTTTTGGAAAATATTTCAAAAAGCAAACCGGTTTTTCTCCTTCTAAATATAAAAACATCTCGTAACACGGTATTTAGACCAATAAACTAAGTATAGAAACCTATTTATGGTAAATAAGTTACTATCATGATTTTTTAAATAATCGATATTGACCAAAACTCCCCTTTTTTAGACCTTTTGTAACAGCTAGTATTGTAGCAATTTTGCAGAGTAAATTTTTTTAAAATAAATACTCACATAATTGCCACTATGAAACAATTAGCTCTCTTAGCCACTTTTATTTTTTTACTAAATAGTTGTGCCGATAAAAAAGAAACAAAACATGAAGAAATCGCTGCCAAGGTTAGCGTAAAAGAAATCACCACTACATCTGAAAATGAAACGCTTAACTACAGCGGAACAATCGAAGCAGACAATACTGTTTCGATAGGCTTTGCCGTTGCAGGACGAATCTCAAGCGTAGTTGTCGATGAAGGACAAAGAGTTCAAAAAGGACAGTTACTAGCATCAATCGATGCAACTACTTACCAAAATGCCTTTTATATCGCCAAAGCAAGCGCAGAACAAGATAATGATAATTATAAAAGATTGAACGGTTTGTACCAAAAAGGAAGCTTACCAGAACGTGATTTTATTGCTGTAAAAGTGGCTGTTGCTCAAGCAAATGCTAACAAAAGTATGGCTGCCAAAAATCTTTCTGACACCAAATTGTACGCTCCTTTCACAGGAATCATCACAACAAAATCAGCTGAAGTTGGTGCCACTGCTGCACCAAGTATTCCTGCATTTACCATCATGAAAACGGATAAAGTGTATGCAAAAGCTTCGATAACCGAGTCAGAAATCGCGAAATTAAAAATTGGTAAAGCAGCAACAGTAAGCATTGCTTCACTAGACAAAACTTTCAATGGTAAAGTAGATATTTTAAATCCAAGCGCTGACGAATTAACGAGAACCTTTAATGTAAAAGTGCGTTTGAACAACAGCGAAAACCAACTTTTGCCTGGTATGATTAGTAGCATAAAAATCGAAACAGGAAATGTTGTCGATGTGATTAGCATTCCTTCTGTAGCTATCGTTAGAAATGCAGACAATATCCTATTTGTTTATGTAGCAGAAAACGGAAAAGCGATTAAAAAAAGAGTCACTGTTGGTGATTTTAAAAACAATGATATCATCATTACTTCCGGATTAAAAATAGGCGATAAAGTGCTAATTGAAGGCCAAAAGAATGTAAAAGAAGGTCAGGCCATTAGCCTTTAATTTAACTGAAAGATAAGATAAAAATGAAAAAAGTAAAAATAAATTTCATAGAAGCCTCTATGAAATACCATCAGGTAACGCTTGTAATTACGGCACTTCTTATGATTTTGGGAATTTATTCACTAGCCACAATGGCTCGTAGTGAAGATCCTCAAATTACAGTACGTAAAGGGTTGGTTATCGCTGCTTTTCCTGGTGCAGACGAGGAACAAGTAGAAAAACAGTTAACCGATCAATTAGAACAATACTTATTTAGTTTTGAAGAAATTAGAAAAGAAAAAACATTTTCTGACACCAAAGAAGGTCAGGTTGTTGTTACTGTAGAATTAAACGAAAACGTAAAAGATACTGATCGATTTTGGTCTACTTTACAACGCGGATTAAGTACTACTTTTCCACAAAATTTCCCAACACCACCGGGGATGATTGGGCCGATGGTGAATAGTGATTTTGGAGATGTTGTTTCTCAAATGATTACGGTTTCTGCTCCTGGAAGAAGTTATGCAGAATTAGAAACGTATTTAGACCAGCTAGAAGACGGACTAAAAACCATTCCGGAAACGTCTAAAATTAAACGATATGGCGGACAAAAAGAACAAATATATGTTACTGTAAAAGATGAGAAATTAAGGCAGTATGGATTTGATTTTTCTACGATTGCACAGGTTATTC from Flavobacterium ovatum carries:
- a CDS encoding haloacid dehalogenase type II translates to MTIHKPKVLFFDVNETLLDLTVMKQQIGAALGGKEELLSLWFTTLLQYSLVLSASGQYKPFGQIGAAALQMVAANNGITLSEDKAREIVINAMQNLPPHPEVKQALTLLKKEGYTLVALTNSSEESLKNNFENIGLTPYFDQLLSIETVGKFKPFTDVYNWAANKMQVQPKDCMLIAAHGWDVAGAMWAGWRAAFVGRPGQQPFPLAPETEINETDLQKIAGILIIYR
- a CDS encoding TetR/AcrR family transcriptional regulator, with the translated sequence MARKKEYNEVEVVEKAMNLFWKNGFEMTSMQMLEKEMGINKFSIYSSFGSKQGLFLESLKCYKGKISSMFADLIQGTNGIEDIKQFFYNSVTHKLEAGNQKGCLLTNTYNEFSESDDEVIKEQMASFMNDLKMIFIEKLKMDSMKDEETVLKQANYLVLAKHGLAAATRVNSKQEIEDYIEMTFKNL
- a CDS encoding class I SAM-dependent methyltransferase, with protein sequence MNTTTVAPIDFVLEALYNDAKKDRLKMAINCLKFAFRAMQPSDFEDSYLSISKEQGADLVQMIIENNLKNIVEFGTSFGISTLFLAKGISQTNGHIITTELIASKAKTAMQNFEEAGVVDQIELRIGDAMETLKDHKKPIDLLLLDGWKDLYLPLFQLLEPNFHEKTIIYVDNADMAESQSFLKKVGQNAKYQFTSQYNGKVVIITIK
- a CDS encoding aspartate/glutamate racemase family protein: MSKATVGLLGLGSRSTLYYIKELNRLYNQKKGGYSTFPFVMLNADFDTINPLLPNTSEALDTVVQTYIDELEKLSITTILIPNITLHETIDRLDVQRKILHPLALAVEKIIEQEWSTIVLFGSLHSMESNYIRSYFNAKGIEVQLPSQEDRLFIDDFRKQTYSETETPNLIASYHSILNKYTKIFPVVLACTELSILKPTDNNRIIDMAQLQIEKAVSETV
- the egtB gene encoding ergothioneine biosynthesis protein EgtB encodes the protein MNITDKYKQVRQDTINFCSHLQVEDYSIQIVQFASPPKWHLAHTTWFFETFILKGQFENYKEFSSDFNFLFNSYYNNVGTRILQTNRGNMSRPSTDEILEYRTYVDAKMLELLEKESDPKILDLVILGLNHEQQHQELLITDVKYMLGHNPIFPVFNENYNLVADTNSESNAIKIEAGIYEIGYQGTDFCYDNELGVHKVYVADFEINNFMVTNGDYIDFIEKGGYTDFNLWLDEGWSWVNANQIIAPLYWHKIEGEWYNYTLAGLQKVDSNAILSHINYFEANAFAEWKGMRLPTEFEWEIAAAKLDWGKRWEWTNSAYLGYPNFKKENGAVGEYNGKFMSNKMVLRGASVATSKEHSRPTYRNFFNPTERWQFTGIRLAK
- a CDS encoding carboxymuconolactone decarboxylase family protein, with protein sequence MTTLKIHNNETAPEASKPLLENSQKAYGMIPGLHGVLAGAPKIFEAYQKLHELFTETSFNEEELTVVWQTINVAHACHYCVPAHTGIAKMMKVDDAITDALRNETPLESSKLEALRTLTLSITRNRGNVSQEELEAFYAAGYGEQQVLEIILGLSQKVISNYTNHIANTPVDAPFQKFAWEPATV
- a CDS encoding helix-turn-helix domain-containing protein encodes the protein MEISLIKHHSTNDIVGLFGDLPQESEGLHVYISKNEFNEIPVSYPFRTDNHTFMLILKGEVHIQLNLIHYVLGPNEMVVIKPHTVMHILKMSTDLKLVGFCFSNEFILQNNFKKTDYDALNFFTASNIPKLKLSKEERVATLSLAKLLAKNNQTTEIAMPFRKEIIRHGFITLMYHLAAIFRTTHPNLEAEFSRQEDLTLRFLSILNLNFKKERTVQFYADELAVTTGHLSKVLKDVSGKTASQLIEDSVIMEARLLLKNSSLTIAQVADELKFSDQSFFGKYFKKQTGFSPSKYKNIS
- a CDS encoding L-histidine N(alpha)-methyltransferase, which gives rise to MQTITDTVQTKQSTEENFLYTFKKDVQKGLSESPKMLSSKYFYDKIGDALFVEIMNLPEYYLTRSEHDIFKNKTQELIEGFGIDPNSYFELIELGAGDGLKTKELLKMLDDQNYTFDYLPIDFSSNALTLLEQNLAVELPNVSVRTQQGDYFEVLASLKESKQPKVILFLGSNIGNMSDAMTAEFVYNLGANLQLGDKLLICVDLIKAKEIVLPAYNDSRGVTANFNLNLLDRINHDLGGDFNRNNFQHLPEYDEDEGIAKSAIVSTIKQKVTIKALAQSFEFEAGEKIHTEISRKYNDVLMAQIISKTDFSIETKILDSKNYFADYILTRK
- a CDS encoding SDR family oxidoreductase, coding for MKIAVTSASGHLGASIVKHLCNLIGTENVIAIARTVEKATHLGVEVRKGDYNNRSEFDAALQGVATVLLVSGMDEPQKRIEQHRNVIEAAKSAGVKKIVYTSIVGAEENNAFSPIVQTNRQTERDVQESGLSWVIGRNGIYIEPDLEYLETYLKDGEIRNCAGEGKCTYTSRQELGYAYAKMLVEDQHNGHTYNLVGNGITQAQLAADINTVFGTDLVYNSVSVADYATERKAELGDFIGTIIAGIYEGIKMGANVAPSDYEKAAGRPHISAVEMMKNFQESQKES
- a CDS encoding nuclear transport factor 2 family protein, encoding MNLDQNKQNAIAFYKMAYEGNPVQAVAMYVGEDYIQHNPMVGDGPQAFIAYFERMQKEFPVKTIEFVRTIAEGDLVALHTHQVWPDEDEYVTMDFFRFSDDGKIVEHWDSIQQIPKTALNANKMY
- a CDS encoding ferric reductase-like transmembrane domain-containing protein, which encodes MSFIKKNYGWMLVALIGVLPIIPLLNLVTLNFSNGFSISLVEGTAGEGKSSLEMLYHISGEFAIRWMTAVLTCTPFFILFGVNNLFVRQAMGITAAVWSFIHFIIFIWAEGFAETFTEANYIAGFIAVLILIPLFFTSNRKAMKKLKKNWKKIQTYAYGAIILSLLHVILLEKTWLIYGIIVGLGFIIRLPFVKNKIFEFRK